A genomic segment from Lignipirellula cremea encodes:
- a CDS encoding DUF1365 domain-containing protein — translation MHSCIYEGTVTHRRREPVDHRFQYRLFMVYLDLDELPSLVGPHGLIASSSQATRSFLRSDHLFDPSLPLADEVRELVREQTGQRPVGPIRLLTQLRCLGYYMSPLNLFYVFDASGRRVEHVLAEVNNTPWNERHVYLLWDGNREGEGDALRFVHDKEFHVSPFMEMEMCYRWKLSAPGENLQIDLTNLQDDRRLFHARMTLQRRELNRPQLRRMTFRYPLMTAQIIAGIHYQALKLWWKKCPVYSHPTKRASSSAPTPKLPTVVR, via the coding sequence ATGCACAGCTGCATCTATGAAGGAACCGTCACGCATCGTCGTCGCGAGCCCGTAGACCACCGTTTCCAGTATCGGCTGTTCATGGTCTATCTGGATCTCGACGAACTGCCGTCGCTGGTCGGCCCGCACGGCCTGATCGCGTCAAGCAGCCAGGCGACGCGCTCGTTCCTGCGGAGCGATCACCTGTTTGACCCTTCGCTGCCGCTGGCGGATGAAGTGCGCGAGCTGGTGCGGGAACAAACGGGCCAGAGGCCGGTCGGTCCGATCCGGCTGCTCACGCAGCTGCGGTGCTTGGGCTATTACATGAGCCCGCTCAACCTGTTCTATGTTTTCGACGCCAGCGGGCGGCGGGTCGAGCACGTGCTGGCGGAGGTCAACAACACGCCGTGGAACGAACGGCATGTGTACCTGCTGTGGGACGGAAACCGGGAAGGGGAAGGGGACGCATTACGGTTCGTCCACGACAAAGAATTCCACGTCTCCCCGTTTATGGAGATGGAGATGTGCTACCGCTGGAAACTCTCGGCGCCTGGTGAAAACCTGCAGATCGACCTCACCAATCTGCAGGACGACCGGCGCCTTTTTCACGCCCGCATGACGCTCCAGCGGCGGGAGCTCAACCGGCCGCAGCTGCGTCGCATGACCTTTCGCTACCCGCTGATGACCGCGCAAATCATCGCGGGCATTCATTATCAGGCCTTGAAACTCTGGTGGAAAAAATGTCCCGTCTATTCGCATCCCACGAAACGGGCGAGCTCGTCCGCCCCGACTCCGAAGCTGCCAACCGTCGTCCGTTAA
- a CDS encoding glucose 1-dehydrogenase gives MNISLDGKRALVTGGNSGIGSAITLALAEAGARVAINYVAHPEAADDLVQKIRAAGGDAMGVEADVSDPQAVAAMFEQVDEAFGGIDILINNAGIDGARASGWEAEVGAWRKVIEVNLVGSFLCAREALKRMTQQGSGVVLSTTSVHEKIAWSGYSAYTSSKAALSMLTKTLAQEAAPHHVRVLAVAPGAIKTPINQSVWNDPQGMKDLLEKIPLNRIGQPEEVAQMVVVLVSDAASYVTGCTIFVDGGMTDYPGFAHGG, from the coding sequence ATGAACATCTCGCTTGATGGCAAACGGGCCCTGGTCACGGGCGGCAATTCTGGCATTGGTTCCGCGATTACTCTGGCGCTGGCTGAAGCCGGCGCGCGGGTGGCGATCAACTACGTCGCTCATCCGGAAGCGGCCGACGATCTGGTCCAAAAGATCAGGGCGGCCGGCGGCGATGCCATGGGCGTAGAGGCCGATGTCTCCGACCCGCAGGCCGTGGCGGCGATGTTCGAGCAGGTTGACGAAGCGTTCGGCGGCATCGACATCCTTATCAATAACGCCGGCATCGACGGCGCCAGGGCGTCCGGCTGGGAGGCGGAAGTCGGCGCCTGGCGGAAAGTGATCGAGGTGAACCTGGTCGGTTCGTTTCTCTGTGCGCGGGAGGCCTTGAAAAGGATGACGCAGCAGGGCAGCGGCGTCGTGCTGAGCACCACCTCGGTCCATGAAAAGATTGCCTGGTCGGGCTACAGCGCGTACACGTCCAGCAAGGCGGCCTTGAGTATGCTCACAAAGACGCTCGCCCAGGAGGCGGCGCCGCATCATGTGCGCGTGCTGGCGGTCGCGCCCGGCGCCATCAAAACGCCCATCAACCAGTCGGTCTGGAACGATCCCCAGGGGATGAAAGACCTGCTGGAAAAGATTCCGCTGAACCGCATTGGCCAGCCGGAAGAAGTCGCCCAGATGGTGGTCGTCCTCGTGTCGGATGCTGCTTCCTACGTGACAGGATGCACAATCTTCGTCGACGGCGGCATGACCGACTATCCCGGTTTTGCACACGGCGGATGA
- a CDS encoding SAM-dependent methyltransferase: MSRLFASHETGELVRPDSEAANRRPLTSAGLNTRSLFRRIVLQRLAKLERGQLAVVDRGGASQFGQADGAVLTAAMQVHDERFYRDVLLGGGLGAAEAYIRGYWDSPDLTTAMRVLTQNTEFLEGVEQGAARLLRPLRTAANWLRRNTRAGSKRNIAAHYDLSNDFFALMLDPTMTYSSGVFPTAESTLEEASVEKYDRICRKLQLSPGDRLLEIGTGWGGFALHAAQRYGCHVVTTTISDEQHAYAGRRFQAAGIEDRVELLRHDYRDLSGKYDKLVSIEMIEAVGEKYLPGYFAKCSSLLKPDGMMCLQAITIPDHRYDQYRKSVDFIQRYIFPGGFLPSMGAMATAVGSQTDFRFVHTEDFGPHYAKTLAHWRANFWGAIEAVKALGFDERFVRTWHYYLCYCEAGFREREIGVSQLLLTKPACRREPILTVV, encoded by the coding sequence ATGTCCCGTCTATTCGCATCCCACGAAACGGGCGAGCTCGTCCGCCCCGACTCCGAAGCTGCCAACCGTCGTCCGTTAACCTCTGCCGGGTTAAATACCCGCAGCCTGTTCCGGCGGATCGTGCTGCAGCGACTGGCGAAGCTGGAGCGGGGCCAGTTAGCGGTCGTCGACCGCGGCGGAGCCAGCCAGTTCGGCCAGGCCGACGGGGCCGTTTTGACAGCCGCGATGCAGGTGCATGACGAACGTTTCTATCGGGACGTTCTGCTGGGCGGCGGACTCGGGGCGGCGGAGGCGTACATTCGCGGTTACTGGGACTCGCCCGACCTGACGACCGCGATGCGCGTGCTGACCCAGAATACCGAGTTCCTGGAAGGCGTCGAACAAGGCGCCGCCCGGCTGCTGCGACCGCTGCGGACCGCCGCGAACTGGCTCCGGCGGAACACGCGGGCCGGCAGCAAGCGGAACATCGCGGCGCATTACGATCTGAGCAATGACTTCTTTGCGCTAATGCTCGATCCCACGATGACGTACTCCAGCGGCGTCTTTCCGACGGCCGAATCGACGCTGGAAGAAGCGTCCGTCGAGAAGTACGACCGCATCTGCCGCAAGCTGCAGCTATCGCCGGGCGACCGTCTGCTGGAGATCGGCACGGGCTGGGGCGGTTTCGCCCTGCATGCGGCGCAGCGTTACGGCTGCCATGTCGTCACCACGACGATCTCCGACGAACAGCACGCTTACGCAGGGCGCCGCTTTCAGGCGGCCGGCATTGAGGACCGGGTCGAGTTGCTGCGGCACGACTATCGCGATTTGTCCGGCAAGTACGACAAGCTGGTCTCGATCGAAATGATCGAAGCCGTCGGCGAGAAGTACCTGCCCGGCTACTTTGCGAAGTGCTCCTCCCTGCTGAAACCCGACGGCATGATGTGCCTGCAGGCGATCACGATTCCCGATCATCGCTATGATCAATATCGCAAGTCGGTCGACTTCATCCAGCGCTACATCTTCCCCGGCGGCTTCCTGCCGAGCATGGGAGCAATGGCGACAGCAGTCGGCAGCCAGACCGACTTCCGGTTTGTCCATACGGAGGACTTCGGCCCGCATTACGCCAAAACGCTGGCCCACTGGCGCGCCAATTTCTGGGGTGCGATCGAAGCCGTCAAAGCGCTCGGCTTCGACGAGCGATTCGTCCGCACCTGGCATTATTACCTGTGCTATTGTGAAGCCGGATTCCGCGAACGCGAGATCGGCGTCTCCCAGTTACTCCTGACCAAACCCGCCTGCCGCCGCGAGCCAATCCTGACCGTCGTCTAA
- a CDS encoding ankyrin repeat domain-containing protein, producing MAINIRPHGRYGPYEPVTNKRQLRKAASRLVDEIGSEEYLRPDEEHRDVWLTDANDHTLVVDMFGCVALKRDGEPPRYLGDLPYAELEDLLTAFGTADWDAVLSRPWSPDRPSPKRPRYLHAANQKMTDLHRAACLGDLDWVQAEIAAGADIRAGCDEGTTPLHRAAATAQLKICGLLIDAGADVNAPDRTGMTPLDYADCGDEYDFTGKAAARVEKLLKKHGAVHSYDDE from the coding sequence ATGGCAATCAATATTCGCCCCCATGGCCGCTACGGCCCGTATGAGCCCGTCACGAACAAGCGACAGTTACGCAAGGCGGCGTCTCGTCTGGTGGACGAGATTGGCAGCGAAGAGTATTTGAGGCCCGACGAGGAACACCGGGACGTCTGGTTGACCGACGCCAACGATCACACGCTTGTTGTCGATATGTTCGGCTGCGTTGCTTTGAAACGGGACGGGGAGCCGCCCCGGTATCTGGGCGACCTGCCGTACGCCGAACTGGAAGACCTGCTGACGGCGTTCGGGACTGCGGACTGGGATGCGGTCTTGTCCCGTCCGTGGTCGCCGGATCGTCCTTCCCCGAAACGGCCTCGATATCTGCATGCGGCCAATCAAAAAATGACCGATCTCCACCGGGCGGCATGCCTTGGCGATCTGGATTGGGTCCAAGCGGAAATCGCAGCCGGCGCCGATATCCGGGCAGGATGCGATGAAGGAACCACTCCGCTGCATCGGGCGGCGGCGACCGCCCAGCTCAAAATCTGTGGTCTGTTGATCGACGCCGGAGCAGATGTCAACGCGCCCGATCGTACCGGCATGACTCCGCTCGACTATGCAGACTGCGGCGACGAGTACGATTTCACGGGGAAAGCAGCCGCCCGCGTTGAAAAGCTGCTCAAGAAGCACGGAGCAGTGCACAGTTACGACGACGAATAA
- a CDS encoding acyl-CoA desaturase, producing MSLPGRVEWRRIVPFVLLHAACLLVLVVGWSWIAVGVAAGAYFARVFGLTAFYHRYFSHRAFKTSRTVQFLGALLGSSAGQGGPIWWAAHHRHHHRTSDQPEDIHSPVQQGFLWSHLLWFMTREANGTNYRVVKDWLKFPELRFLERHDSLAPTLLAIGMFALGATIGQLWPDSGTSGLQMLVWGSFVSSVALYHATFGINSLAHQFGSRRFATKDDSRNNFWLALVTFGEGWHNNHHYYPASARQGFRWWEIDVSYYLLIVLSWLGLVWDLKPAPAHVLASSVRRPAKEAA from the coding sequence ATGTCCCTGCCAGGGCGAGTCGAGTGGAGGCGGATCGTACCGTTTGTCCTGCTGCATGCGGCCTGCCTGCTGGTGCTGGTGGTAGGCTGGAGCTGGATCGCCGTCGGCGTGGCGGCCGGCGCGTACTTCGCCCGGGTGTTTGGCCTGACGGCGTTTTATCACCGTTATTTTTCGCATCGAGCCTTCAAGACCAGCCGCACCGTGCAGTTCCTCGGCGCCTTGCTGGGCAGTTCCGCGGGGCAGGGCGGTCCGATCTGGTGGGCGGCCCATCATCGGCATCATCACCGCACCTCGGACCAGCCTGAGGATATCCATTCGCCCGTCCAGCAGGGCTTTCTCTGGAGCCACCTGCTCTGGTTCATGACGCGCGAGGCAAATGGCACGAACTATCGCGTGGTGAAGGACTGGCTCAAATTTCCCGAACTGCGGTTCCTGGAGCGGCATGATTCGCTGGCCCCCACGCTGCTGGCGATCGGCATGTTCGCGCTGGGCGCGACGATCGGTCAGCTCTGGCCGGATTCGGGAACCAGCGGCCTGCAGATGCTGGTCTGGGGCAGCTTCGTGTCCTCGGTCGCCCTGTACCACGCCACCTTTGGCATCAATTCCCTGGCGCATCAATTCGGCAGTCGCCGGTTCGCCACGAAGGACGACAGCCGCAACAACTTCTGGCTGGCGCTGGTCACGTTCGGCGAAGGCTGGCACAACAACCATCACTATTATCCGGCTTCGGCCCGGCAAGGCTTTCGCTGGTGGGAGATCGATGTTTCCTACTACCTGCTGATCGTGCTGTCGTGGCTGGGTCTGGTCTGGGATCTGAAACCGGCGCCGGCCCATGTCCTGGCTTCCTCCGTCCGCAGACCCGCTAAGGAGGCCGCCTGA
- a CDS encoding NAD(P)/FAD-dependent oxidoreductase has translation MRIAIIGSGVSGSLAARLLSTQHQVAVFEANAWPGGHANTVDVDLAGETFPVDTGFMVYNERTYPNFCRLLELLKIPSQPSDMSFSVRCDKTGAEYQGGSLDGLFAQRSNSLRPAFWRMLWDIYRFNQRGTQAVASGELKDGRTVGEFLRTCGVGRRFVELYLVPMAAAIWSSSPMAILDFPADFMIGFFANHGLMQLRDRPQWRTIVGGSRNYVTALLQPLQNQVRLATPIAAVARSEHDVIVTPQNGPPERFEQVVFATHADQTLRLLADAAPAEREILKAFPYQPNAAVLHTDTRQLPSRRRAWASWNYRVSQGETRSAAVTYDLSRLQNHDSPTPILLTLNPAEDIDAARVLRTFSYHHPAYSRDSIAAQQRFGQISGQNRTHFCGAYWGYGFHEDGVNSALAVAQHFGIDLDACTAASMKEPSRIVVASP, from the coding sequence ATGCGGATCGCCATCATCGGCTCCGGCGTCAGCGGAAGTCTGGCCGCGCGGCTGCTCTCCACACAGCACCAGGTCGCCGTGTTTGAAGCGAACGCCTGGCCCGGCGGGCATGCGAACACCGTGGACGTCGACCTCGCGGGGGAGACCTTTCCGGTTGATACGGGCTTCATGGTGTACAACGAGCGCACCTATCCCAACTTCTGCCGACTGCTGGAACTGCTGAAAATCCCTTCGCAGCCCAGTGACATGAGTTTTAGCGTGCGCTGTGATAAGACCGGCGCCGAGTACCAGGGCGGCTCGCTCGACGGGCTGTTCGCGCAGCGGTCCAATAGCCTGCGCCCCGCGTTCTGGCGGATGCTGTGGGACATTTATCGATTCAACCAGCGCGGCACGCAGGCCGTCGCCAGCGGAGAACTGAAAGACGGCCGCACCGTCGGAGAATTCCTCCGTACCTGCGGCGTCGGCCGCCGTTTTGTCGAGCTTTATCTTGTGCCGATGGCGGCCGCCATCTGGTCCAGCAGCCCGATGGCGATCCTCGATTTCCCCGCCGACTTTATGATCGGCTTCTTCGCCAATCACGGCCTGATGCAGTTGCGCGATCGCCCCCAGTGGCGGACGATCGTAGGCGGCTCGCGAAACTATGTCACGGCCCTGCTTCAGCCGCTGCAGAACCAGGTTCGCCTGGCGACGCCGATCGCCGCCGTCGCGCGGTCGGAACACGACGTCATCGTAACGCCGCAGAACGGCCCGCCTGAGCGGTTCGAGCAGGTCGTCTTCGCCACGCATGCCGACCAGACGCTCCGCCTGCTGGCCGACGCCGCGCCCGCGGAACGGGAGATCCTGAAGGCGTTTCCCTATCAACCGAATGCGGCCGTGCTGCACACGGATACGCGTCAGCTTCCCTCGCGCCGCCGCGCCTGGGCCAGCTGGAACTATCGCGTGTCGCAGGGGGAGACTCGCTCGGCCGCCGTCACGTATGACCTGAGTCGCCTGCAGAACCATGACTCGCCAACCCCCATCCTGCTGACGCTCAACCCGGCGGAAGATATCGACGCGGCCCGGGTTCTGCGGACGTTCTCCTATCATCATCCGGCGTACTCCCGCGACTCGATCGCGGCCCAGCAGCGGTTCGGACAGATCAGCGGCCAGAACCGCACCCACTTTTGCGGCGCTTACTGGGGCTACGGTTTTCACGAAGACGGCGTCAACAGCGCGCTCGCCGTCGCCCAACACTTTGGAATCGACCTCGACGCATGCACAGCTGCATCTATGAAGGAACCGTCACGCATCGTCGTCGCGAGCCCGTAG
- a CDS encoding 3-keto-disaccharide hydrolase has product MKTSAMHILSCLLILAATAALSPGQAAAADPPLNQLTAQEKADGWQLLFDGKSVKGWHSWRTKKPLEAGAWSVVDGALTLSKGGGDIYTDEAFENFELTLEWQTTGNSGVLLRVNPEAKGPIYGVAPEIQIEPRTGSTKNSTAALYDIYPPSDVEPIQPDSWNTVRVRLVDGHGEHWFNGQQVYTYTIGSDDWNTRIAASKWKNSKGFAETALGHIGLQDHGAKVAFRNIKIRQLPAEK; this is encoded by the coding sequence ATGAAAACCTCCGCGATGCACATCCTGTCCTGTTTGTTAATCCTTGCGGCCACGGCGGCCCTGTCGCCGGGCCAGGCGGCGGCCGCTGACCCGCCGCTGAACCAGTTGACCGCGCAGGAAAAAGCCGACGGCTGGCAACTGCTGTTCGACGGCAAGTCGGTCAAAGGCTGGCACAGCTGGCGCACAAAGAAGCCGCTGGAAGCCGGCGCCTGGTCGGTCGTCGACGGCGCTCTCACACTCAGCAAAGGGGGCGGCGATATCTACACCGACGAGGCTTTTGAAAACTTCGAACTGACGCTCGAATGGCAAACGACCGGCAACAGCGGCGTGCTGCTCCGCGTGAATCCCGAGGCCAAGGGCCCCATCTACGGCGTCGCGCCGGAGATCCAGATCGAGCCCCGCACCGGGTCGACCAAGAACTCCACCGCCGCGCTCTACGACATTTATCCTCCCTCCGATGTCGAACCGATTCAGCCCGACAGCTGGAACACGGTTCGCGTCCGTCTGGTCGACGGGCACGGCGAGCACTGGTTCAACGGCCAGCAGGTTTACACCTACACCATCGGCAGCGACGACTGGAACACCCGCATCGCCGCCAGCAAATGGAAGAACAGCAAAGGCTTCGCCGAGACCGCCCTGGGCCACATCGGCCTGCAGGACCACGGCGCCAAAGTCGCCTTCCGCAACATCAAAATCCGCCAGCTGCCTGCGGAGAAGTAA
- a CDS encoding Gfo/Idh/MocA family protein, translating to MSSYGNLDRRHFLQSAGAAVAAGVFFGSRRLAVGQESPNERPVFATIGLRNQGWAITSKSFKFADFAALCDVDANVLGDNIAKATEKQGKKPDAYGDYRKVLERDDIDAVMIATPDHWHTKIAVEAMLAGKDVYCEKPLTVTIAEGKLLEKIVKQTGRVFQVGTMQRTESDQRFLQAIALVRSGRIGEIKKVTCGIGAFDASPVIPEAPVPEGLDWETWLGPAPLVPYRALPEMRKGYGGGVPLYSNCHYAFRNWHEYSGGKLTDWGAHHVDIACWALGATDTGPSKITPLEFVLPVPYKDGYPTVHDQYNIATSYKIQADMPNDVELLITSAGDNGILFEGTKGRFFVNRGKIVGKPVEDLVDNPLPEGAIEEVYGGPVSENHTANFIDAMRSRKQPISDVWSHNRMLEICHLSNIAMRLDRELNWDPARRVIIGDDQANTFLAREYRKGYEIDM from the coding sequence ATGTCCTCGTACGGTAATCTGGATCGTCGTCATTTTCTGCAGTCCGCGGGCGCCGCGGTGGCTGCGGGGGTTTTCTTTGGCTCACGCCGGTTGGCGGTGGGACAGGAGTCGCCGAATGAGCGGCCGGTCTTCGCCACCATTGGTTTGCGGAACCAGGGCTGGGCCATTACCAGCAAGTCTTTCAAGTTCGCCGACTTTGCCGCACTCTGCGATGTCGACGCCAATGTGCTGGGCGATAACATTGCCAAGGCGACCGAGAAGCAAGGGAAAAAGCCGGACGCATACGGCGACTATCGCAAGGTCCTGGAGCGGGATGATATCGACGCGGTGATGATCGCTACGCCCGACCACTGGCACACCAAGATCGCCGTCGAAGCGATGCTGGCCGGCAAGGATGTCTATTGCGAAAAACCGCTGACCGTGACGATCGCCGAAGGGAAGCTGCTGGAGAAAATCGTCAAGCAGACCGGACGCGTGTTCCAGGTCGGCACCATGCAGCGGACCGAATCCGACCAGCGGTTCCTGCAGGCGATCGCGCTTGTCCGCAGCGGCCGGATCGGCGAGATCAAAAAGGTCACCTGCGGCATTGGCGCCTTTGACGCTTCGCCCGTGATTCCCGAGGCGCCGGTCCCCGAGGGGCTGGACTGGGAAACGTGGCTCGGCCCGGCTCCGCTGGTTCCGTACCGGGCGTTGCCCGAGATGCGCAAAGGCTACGGCGGCGGCGTGCCGCTGTACAGCAACTGCCATTACGCGTTCCGCAACTGGCATGAATACTCCGGCGGCAAGCTGACCGACTGGGGCGCCCATCATGTGGATATCGCCTGTTGGGCTCTGGGAGCGACCGACACCGGGCCGAGCAAGATTACGCCGCTTGAGTTCGTCCTGCCGGTCCCTTACAAAGACGGTTACCCGACCGTCCACGACCAGTACAACATCGCCACCAGCTACAAGATCCAGGCCGACATGCCGAACGATGTCGAGCTGTTGATCACCAGCGCCGGCGACAACGGCATTCTGTTTGAAGGGACGAAGGGCCGCTTCTTCGTCAACCGCGGCAAGATCGTCGGCAAACCGGTGGAAGATCTGGTCGACAACCCGTTGCCCGAAGGCGCCATCGAAGAGGTTTACGGCGGCCCCGTCAGCGAGAATCACACCGCCAACTTCATCGACGCGATGCGCAGCCGGAAGCAGCCCATTTCCGACGTCTGGTCGCACAACCGGATGCTGGAGATCTGTCACCTTTCGAACATCGCCATGCGCCTGGATCGCGAACTGAACTGGGATCCGGCCCGGCGCGTGATCATCGGCGACGACCAGGCCAACACGTTCCTGGCCCGCGAGTACCGCAAAGGCTACGAGATCGACATGTAG
- a CDS encoding ATP-dependent Clp protease proteolytic subunit codes for MLSVRDPAARDELLEQRVVVLEGAITEAVCHEVLAKMLFLQHESRNQPIHLFIDSPGGFVSFAAHAHFDAAAAQANGLVDRVIKEYPACPVRF; via the coding sequence ATGTTGAGTGTTCGCGACCCTGCCGCCCGTGACGAACTGCTTGAGCAACGTGTTGTCGTCCTGGAGGGGGCGATTACCGAGGCGGTTTGCCATGAGGTTCTCGCCAAGATGCTCTTCCTGCAGCATGAGAGTCGGAATCAACCGATCCATCTTTTTATCGACTCGCCGGGTGGATTCGTGAGCTTTGCAGCGCATGCGCACTTTGACGCCGCGGCGGCTCAAGCTAACGGCCTGGTAGATCGCGTCATTAAAGAGTACCCCGCATGCCCCGTCCGCTTTTGA